In the genome of Fusobacterium necrogenes, one region contains:
- a CDS encoding helix-turn-helix domain-containing protein: MKKTTLKSLDVDVINFILHNNKANIDEICNCFEVSQVNIRTVLAKIEEFVFEQKMGNLLKKSGYYYFENNSVNFNLNLNSNNISIELLEKKERIVYLILKLILEKSINLTSISKELNVSRITLNSDIESIKELVEKFGLTLVSIQWKGVFLKGDLQNLQKFSILFFSKLYIENYFSSPLKKIINPVIYSYYRKYIDVNIETNIFRITDKIHQHFDIKLGNYHYFILISLLIYIHLNYNEEIKIYKNIDSFSIGLKNTLSDILETDEKVLLNNNFDSIAIYLSHCINNVYSIPLPIKTNDIIAEIYSSFALEKTSLATELLGFFISDIYYENTLFIPNYTKFDKKEENLLNEKISQRLISIFNKYKITFSRKNIIFLYYYLNNLIMEAKKKNILIIDQSITMWKGNKLKEKLCHLEQVKKIQILSYFNFKAFPIETYSKYDIFVFIDLPEEKNTIYRKKVYFINGFEILKNSINVSKLF; this comes from the coding sequence TTGAAAAAAACTACATTAAAATCACTTGATGTTGATGTAATTAATTTTATACTTCATAACAATAAAGCTAATATTGATGAAATATGTAATTGTTTTGAAGTTTCTCAAGTGAATATTCGTACAGTTTTAGCAAAAATTGAAGAGTTTGTTTTTGAACAAAAAATGGGTAATCTTCTAAAAAAATCTGGTTACTATTATTTTGAAAATAATAGTGTAAACTTTAATTTGAACTTAAATTCAAATAATATTTCAATAGAACTTTTAGAAAAAAAAGAAAGAATTGTATACTTAATTTTAAAGCTTATATTAGAAAAATCTATCAATCTTACATCTATTTCAAAAGAATTAAATGTTTCAAGAATAACCCTCAACTCTGATATAGAAAGTATTAAAGAGCTAGTTGAAAAATTTGGACTCACCCTTGTTAGTATACAATGGAAGGGAGTATTTCTTAAAGGAGATCTACAAAATTTACAAAAATTTTCTATTCTTTTCTTTTCAAAATTATATATAGAAAATTACTTTTCCTCTCCTTTAAAAAAAATTATTAATCCAGTTATTTATAGCTATTATAGAAAATATATAGATGTAAACATAGAAACTAATATTTTTAGAATAACAGATAAAATTCATCAACACTTTGATATAAAACTCGGTAACTATCATTATTTTATTCTTATTAGTTTATTGATATATATCCATTTAAATTACAATGAAGAAATTAAAATCTACAAAAATATAGACTCATTTTCAATTGGATTAAAAAATACATTAAGTGATATTCTAGAAACAGATGAAAAAGTATTACTCAACAATAATTTTGATTCGATTGCTATATATTTATCTCATTGTATAAATAATGTATATTCTATTCCTCTTCCTATAAAGACAAATGATATTATTGCTGAAATTTACTCAAGTTTTGCCTTGGAAAAAACTTCTTTAGCAACAGAACTTCTTGGTTTCTTTATAAGTGATATATACTATGAAAATACTCTTTTTATCCCTAATTATACAAAATTTGATAAAAAGGAAGAGAATCTATTAAATGAAAAAATTTCTCAAAGATTAATTTCTATTTTTAATAAATATAAAATAACTTTTAGCAGAAAAAATATTATCTTTCTGTATTACTACTTAAATAATCTTATTATGGAAGCTAAGAAAAAAAATATTTTAATTATAGACCAGAGTATCACAATGTGGAAAGGAAATAAGTTAAAAGAGAAACTATGTCACCTTGAACAAGTAAAAAAAATTCAGATTCTTTCTTATTTTAATTTTAAAGCTTTCCCTATTGAAACTTATAGTAAATATGATATTTTTGTATTCATTGATCTTCCAGAAGAAAAAAATACAATATATAGAAAAAAAGTTTATTTTATTAATGGATTTGAAATTTTAAAAAATTCAATTAATGTCTCTAAACTATTTTAA
- the polA gene encoding DNA polymerase I, with protein MRKKRAVLLDVSAMMYRAYFANMNFRTKTEPTGAVYGFVNTLMSIIKEFSPDYIGAAFDVRRSSLKRSEIYKDYKAQRESAPEDLILQIPRIEELLDCYQIKRYKMDGYEADDILGTLAKKLSTQDVEVYVITGDKDLAQILDENINIALLGKGEGGDRFKIIRTDEDVVEYLGVPSKKIPDLFGLIGDSSDGIPGVRKIGPKKAIPMLEKYETLEGIYENIDSLTEIAGVGKSLVNNLVEDRDIAFMSRKLAIICQDVPLEFNLENLNYNIDNIKLLELFKVLEFKALIKKMGLENGDEKTQKIEKPKRVSKERIFKVIEGKADIKDMVKNLKKVDLVSCYYTEYGIAFSSFDKDYYFPFEKKCESKIGTNISLFDPISVVEDCELNCKEIQEFFDNCDGEIITYNLKNILNRGISVKNCKLDMMIAYHLISSQTKEKVELPIEHLTELELDNYTDKFGKEKPENISAKEYGKYLCQRTMGLLECYDILKEELKDRNLIKVLNEIEMPLIEILSSMEIKGIKIDPEYFSNYEKELGDLIEKLQEKIYEEAGEEFNINSPKQLAEILFFKLNLPPVKKTKTGLSTDEEVLEKLKADGAKIAKAILEYRKLAKLKNTYVDAIPKLRDEKDRVHTTFNQIGTTTGRLSSSDPNLQNIPVKTDEGIKIRQGFIAEKNFVLMGIDYSQIELRVLAQLSGDENLREAYQNSMDLHSLTARKIFELTDEEEVSREQRIIAKTINFSIIYGKTAFGLAKELGISQKEASEYIDRYFNQYPKVREFEKEIVEFTEKYGYTETFFGRRRLIEGINSRNKNIKSQAERMAVNSVIQGTAAEIIKKVMIEIYRYIKDRDGISLLLQVHDELIFEIEKEKLEIYREDIEKIMRESVKFDSVPLEINTNIGVNWAETK; from the coding sequence ATGAGAAAAAAAAGAGCTGTGCTTTTAGATGTAAGTGCGATGATGTATAGAGCATATTTTGCCAATATGAATTTTAGAACAAAAACGGAACCAACTGGAGCTGTATATGGATTTGTAAATACTTTGATGAGTATAATAAAAGAGTTTTCTCCAGATTATATCGGAGCAGCTTTTGATGTGAGAAGATCTTCTTTAAAAAGAAGTGAAATTTATAAGGACTATAAAGCTCAAAGGGAATCAGCACCTGAAGATCTAATATTGCAGATTCCCAGAATAGAAGAGTTGCTAGATTGTTATCAAATAAAAAGATATAAAATGGACGGTTATGAAGCAGATGATATTTTAGGTACACTTGCTAAAAAGCTTTCAACTCAAGATGTAGAAGTTTATGTTATTACTGGAGATAAAGATTTGGCTCAGATATTAGATGAAAATATTAATATAGCTTTACTTGGAAAGGGAGAAGGTGGAGATAGATTTAAAATAATAAGAACAGATGAAGATGTTGTAGAGTATCTAGGTGTTCCTTCTAAAAAAATTCCAGATTTATTTGGTTTAATTGGAGATTCAAGTGATGGGATTCCAGGGGTTAGAAAAATAGGACCTAAAAAAGCTATTCCTATGTTAGAAAAATATGAGACATTAGAGGGAATTTATGAAAATATAGATAGTCTTACAGAGATTGCTGGAGTAGGAAAATCTCTTGTAAATAATTTAGTAGAGGATAGAGATATCGCTTTTATGAGTAGAAAGTTAGCTATTATATGCCAAGATGTTCCATTAGAGTTTAATTTAGAAAATTTAAATTATAATATTGATAATATAAAACTTTTAGAACTTTTTAAAGTTTTAGAGTTTAAAGCTTTAATTAAAAAGATGGGACTTGAAAATGGAGATGAGAAAACACAGAAGATAGAGAAGCCAAAAAGAGTTTCCAAAGAGAGAATTTTTAAAGTAATAGAAGGAAAAGCAGATATAAAAGATATGGTAAAAAATCTCAAGAAAGTTGATTTGGTAAGTTGTTACTATACTGAATATGGGATTGCTTTTAGTTCTTTTGATAAGGATTACTATTTTCCTTTTGAGAAAAAATGTGAAAGTAAGATAGGAACTAATATTTCCTTGTTTGATCCAATTTCAGTAGTAGAAGATTGTGAACTAAATTGTAAAGAGATACAGGAGTTTTTTGATAATTGCGATGGGGAGATTATCACTTATAATTTAAAAAATATTTTAAATAGAGGAATTAGTGTAAAAAATTGTAAATTAGATATGATGATAGCTTATCATCTTATAAGTTCACAAACTAAAGAAAAAGTAGAATTACCCATTGAACATTTGACTGAGCTAGAGTTAGATAACTATACTGATAAATTTGGAAAAGAGAAACCAGAAAATATTTCTGCCAAAGAGTACGGAAAATATCTATGTCAAAGAACAATGGGACTTTTAGAGTGTTATGATATCTTAAAAGAGGAACTAAAGGATAGAAACTTGATTAAGGTATTAAATGAGATAGAGATGCCACTTATAGAGATACTATCTTCTATGGAGATAAAGGGAATAAAAATAGACCCAGAGTATTTTTCTAACTATGAAAAAGAGTTGGGAGATTTAATAGAAAAGTTACAGGAAAAAATTTATGAAGAGGCTGGAGAGGAGTTCAATATAAACTCTCCTAAGCAATTAGCAGAGATACTTTTTTTTAAGTTGAATTTACCACCTGTGAAAAAGACAAAGACAGGATTATCTACTGATGAAGAGGTATTAGAAAAGTTAAAAGCTGATGGAGCAAAGATTGCTAAAGCTATATTAGAATATAGAAAATTAGCAAAACTAAAAAATACCTATGTAGATGCTATACCAAAATTGAGAGATGAAAAAGATAGAGTTCATACTACATTTAATCAAATAGGGACTACAACAGGTAGACTATCTTCATCTGACCCTAACTTACAGAATATCCCTGTAAAAACTGATGAAGGAATAAAAATAAGACAAGGTTTTATTGCTGAAAAAAACTTTGTACTTATGGGAATAGATTATTCTCAAATAGAGTTAAGAGTATTGGCACAACTTTCTGGGGATGAAAATTTAAGAGAGGCCTATCAAAACAGTATGGACTTACACAGTCTTACAGCTAGGAAGATATTTGAATTGACAGATGAAGAAGAGGTGAGTAGAGAGCAAAGAATTATAGCTAAAACAATAAACTTTAGTATAATCTATGGGAAAACAGCTTTTGGTCTAGCGAAAGAACTTGGAATATCACAAAAAGAAGCCAGTGAATATATAGATAGATATTTTAATCAATATCCTAAAGTTAGAGAGTTTGAAAAAGAGATAGTAGAATTTACAGAAAAATATGGTTATACAGAAACTTTTTTTGGAAGAAGAAGACTTATAGAGGGAATCAACTCTAGGAATAAAAATATAAAAAGTCAAGCTGAGAGAATGGCAGTAAATAGTGTAATTCAAGGAACAGCTGCTGAAATTATAAAAAAAGTTATGATAGAGATTTATAGATATATAAAAGATAGAGATGGAATATCTTTACTATTGCAGGTACATGATGAGCTTATTTTTGAAATAGAAAAAGAAAAATTAGAGATATATAGAGAAGATATTGAAAAAATAATGAGAGAAAGCGTAAAGTTTGATAGTGTGCCTTTGGAGATAAATACTAATATAGGAGTGAATTGGGCTGAAACAAAATAG
- the whiA gene encoding DNA-binding protein WhiA, which produces MSYTYNVKEEIFNNEMVTSIEKKAEISAILLSKNAFSENKIELRLENLTLAKRVYKFMKDITDLKIEIKYSISKRLGEHNVYIILIPKQKGYIEFLQGTRKLDVNLILSSEDILKGFVRGIFLSCGYIKDPKKEYALDFFMDNEEAADKLYSLLLSKDKKVFKTMKRNKPLVYLRNSENIMDIMVMIGSIQSFFKYEETIMIKELKNKTIREMNWEVANETKTLNTGNNQIKMIKHIEKEMGLNSLSPVLEEIAHVRLNNPESTLQEIAEMVGISKSGVRNRFRRIEEIYNNLRKKETEE; this is translated from the coding sequence ATGTCTTATACCTATAATGTAAAAGAAGAAATATTCAATAATGAGATGGTAACTAGTATAGAGAAAAAAGCTGAAATTTCAGCTATTCTTCTCAGTAAGAATGCTTTTTCTGAAAATAAGATAGAGTTAAGATTAGAGAATCTAACTCTAGCAAAAAGGGTATATAAATTTATGAAAGATATAACAGACCTAAAAATAGAAATAAAATATTCTATTTCAAAAAGATTAGGAGAACATAATGTATATATAATACTTATCCCAAAACAAAAAGGATACATAGAGTTTTTGCAAGGCACTAGAAAGCTTGATGTCAATCTGATTTTGTCTAGTGAAGATATATTAAAGGGATTTGTACGTGGAATTTTTTTATCTTGTGGGTATATAAAGGATCCTAAAAAAGAGTATGCCTTAGACTTTTTTATGGATAATGAAGAAGCAGCAGATAAGTTATATAGTTTGCTATTATCTAAAGATAAAAAGGTTTTTAAGACAATGAAAAGAAATAAGCCATTAGTTTACCTTAGAAATTCTGAAAATATTATGGATATAATGGTTATGATAGGTTCTATTCAATCTTTTTTTAAGTATGAAGAAACGATTATGATAAAAGAGTTGAAGAATAAAACTATCAGAGAGATGAACTGGGAAGTAGCTAATGAAACTAAGACCTTAAATACGGGAAATAATCAGATTAAAATGATAAAACATATAGAAAAAGAGATGGGATTAAATTCTCTAAGTCCTGTTTTAGAAGAGATAGCTCATGTGAGATTAAATAATCCTGAGAGTACCCTTCAAGAGATAGCAGAGATGGTAGGAATATCAAAATCTGGTGTAAGAAATAGATTTAGAAGAATAGAGGAGATTTATAATAATCTAAGAAAAAAAGAGACTGAGGAATAG
- a CDS encoding single-stranded DNA-binding protein, with product MNVVVLVGRLTRDPELKFGQSGKAYSRFSLAVDRPFSKGETDFINCVAFGKTAELIGEYLRKGRKVGVNGRLQMNKFEMNGEKRTSYDVLVEAIEFLESKGTSDSSSYEPEYTPPLSKATPKEIEEIPYEDDDEFPF from the coding sequence ATGAATGTTGTTGTTTTAGTTGGTAGACTAACAAGAGACCCAGAATTAAAATTTGGACAAAGTGGAAAAGCGTATTCAAGATTTTCTTTAGCTGTAGATAGACCATTTTCTAAGGGGGAGACAGATTTTATCAATTGTGTAGCTTTTGGAAAAACTGCTGAACTTATTGGAGAATATCTTAGAAAAGGAAGAAAAGTTGGAGTAAATGGAAGACTTCAAATGAACAAATTTGAAATGAATGGAGAAAAAAGAACATCTTATGATGTGCTTGTAGAAGCTATTGAGTTTTTAGAGTCTAAAGGAACTTCTGATTCTTCTAGTTATGAACCAGAATACACTCCACCACTTTCAAAAGCTACCCCTAAAGAGATAGAAGAAATACCTTATGAAGATGACGATGAATTTCCATTCTAA
- the rpsO gene encoding 30S ribosomal protein S15: MRSKAEIIKEFGKFEGDTGSTEVQIALLTEKINHLTEHLRTHKKDFHSRLGLLKMVGQRKRLLAYLTKKDLEGYRSLIAKLGIRK, encoded by the coding sequence ATGAGAAGTAAAGCAGAAATAATTAAAGAATTTGGAAAGTTTGAAGGAGATACTGGTTCTACAGAAGTTCAAATCGCTTTGTTAACTGAAAAAATTAATCATCTAACTGAGCACTTAAGAACTCATAAGAAAGATTTCCATTCAAGATTAGGATTATTAAAAATGGTAGGACAAAGAAAAAGATTATTAGCTTACCTAACTAAGAAAGATCTAGAAGGATATAGAAGTTTAATTGCTAAATTAGGAATTAGAAAATAA
- the murJ gene encoding murein biosynthesis integral membrane protein MurJ, with protein sequence MLKNGLLVMIITMISRVLGLVRAGIIAYYFGASAMTDAFFSAFKISNFFRQLLGEGALGSSFIPLYNERVELEGEENSKQFMYSILNLLFIFSTIITILMIIFSHGIISLIVSGFPNETKLIASKLLSIMSIYFIFISLSGMICAILNNFKQFVVPASTSIFFNLAIILASIYFGKSYGIEALAYGVVVGGLFQFLVVLPAFFKIVRSYSFRIDWKDPYLKKIFIMICPMLIGIVARQVNTIVDQMFASYLVEGGVSALENATRLYLLPVGVFGVSISTVIFPGLSKAMSKNNFRAASDNIVKGLNILLFLILPSMAVLTFYAPEVIKLTLSYGKFDEEAVRVTSQALLYYSIGLYFYTAIYLMTRAFYSVKDSKYPVKFSIVSIILNIILNFLLIDSMEYKGLALSTSIASGVNFLLLLVVFRKKYINFSLKKSYIFFGKTVIATIFALLASYKIDDTILKLLIFSIVYILFWTRSLLKNKMEVF encoded by the coding sequence ATGCTAAAAAATGGACTTCTAGTTATGATAATTACAATGATAAGTAGAGTATTAGGGCTTGTTAGAGCGGGGATAATAGCTTACTATTTTGGAGCATCTGCTATGACAGATGCTTTTTTCAGTGCTTTTAAAATAAGTAATTTTTTTCGACAATTATTAGGGGAAGGAGCTTTAGGGAGTTCCTTTATTCCACTATATAATGAAAGAGTTGAATTAGAAGGAGAGGAAAATAGTAAGCAATTTATGTATTCTATTTTGAACTTACTTTTTATATTTAGTACTATAATAACTATCTTAATGATAATTTTTTCACATGGAATAATATCTTTAATAGTGAGTGGATTTCCAAATGAAACTAAATTAATAGCTTCAAAGCTTTTAAGTATAATGTCTATTTACTTTATTTTTATAAGTCTCTCTGGAATGATATGCGCTATTTTGAATAATTTTAAACAATTTGTTGTACCAGCATCTACTTCAATCTTTTTTAATTTAGCTATAATATTAGCTTCTATATATTTTGGTAAAAGTTATGGGATAGAAGCATTAGCTTATGGAGTTGTAGTTGGAGGTTTATTTCAATTTTTAGTAGTATTGCCAGCTTTTTTCAAGATAGTAAGATCATATTCTTTTAGAATAGATTGGAAGGATCCATATCTAAAAAAAATATTTATAATGATATGTCCAATGTTGATAGGAATAGTAGCAAGACAGGTAAATACTATTGTAGACCAGATGTTTGCCTCATATTTAGTGGAAGGTGGAGTATCTGCTTTAGAAAATGCTACAAGGCTTTATCTATTACCGGTAGGAGTTTTTGGAGTATCTATATCAACAGTTATATTTCCAGGACTTTCAAAAGCTATGTCAAAAAATAATTTTAGAGCAGCTAGTGATAATATTGTAAAAGGATTGAATATTTTATTATTTTTAATACTTCCATCAATGGCAGTTCTTACTTTTTATGCTCCAGAGGTTATAAAGCTTACACTTTCTTATGGAAAATTTGATGAAGAAGCTGTAAGAGTTACTTCACAGGCACTTTTATATTACTCAATAGGGCTTTATTTTTATACTGCTATATATCTTATGACTAGGGCCTTTTATAGTGTTAAAGATAGTAAATATCCAGTAAAATTTTCAATAGTTTCAATTATATTAAATATAATTTTAAATTTTTTATTAATAGATAGCATGGAGTATAAAGGTTTAGCTCTATCTACTTCAATAGCCTCTGGTGTTAATTTTTTACTTTTATTGGTAGTATTTAGAAAAAAATATATAAATTTTAGCTTAAAGAAAAGTTATATATTTTTTGGAAAGACAGTTATAGCTACTATTTTTGCTCTATTAGCAAGTTATAAGATTGATGATACAATTTTAAAACTCTTAATTTTTTCTATTGTATATATACTATTTTGGACTAGAAGTTTATTAAAGAATAAAATGGAAGTGTTTTAA
- a CDS encoding bifunctional riboflavin kinase/FAD synthetase has translation MKIIENVLKLEESLKNSYVAIGTFDGVHYGHQKLIKEAIEKAKLNNGKSVVFTFSSHPMELIDALRAPKLINTIEEKIYLLEQMGVDCVILQSFTTEFANLTADEFTDILKEKVGSKEIFIGFNFSFGEGGKAKAKDLVKLGEKRGVIVHEMPAVHMNGNLISSTFLRKRILHTDILEINRYLGHRFLIMGEVVHGRKIARELGFPTANIKIATRLYPKNGIYGARVRIEGEDFYRDGVVNIGVNPTLKPGEKSVEVNILNFDEFIYGKVISVELEQYLREEKKFSSIEELKKVIGNDVKVWTKVVKERKYGYSIKDR, from the coding sequence ATGAAAATAATTGAAAATGTACTTAAGTTAGAAGAAAGTTTAAAAAATAGTTATGTAGCTATAGGGACATTTGATGGGGTACACTATGGGCATCAAAAATTAATAAAAGAAGCTATAGAAAAAGCAAAATTAAATAATGGAAAATCTGTAGTGTTTACTTTTTCGAGTCATCCTATGGAACTTATAGATGCCTTAAGAGCACCCAAACTCATAAATACTATAGAGGAAAAAATATATCTTTTAGAACAAATGGGAGTAGACTGCGTAATTTTACAGTCTTTTACTACAGAGTTTGCTAATTTAACAGCAGATGAGTTTACTGATATTTTAAAAGAAAAAGTTGGAAGCAAAGAAATTTTTATTGGCTTTAATTTTTCATTTGGTGAAGGAGGAAAAGCTAAGGCAAAGGATTTGGTAAAATTAGGAGAGAAAAGAGGAGTGATTGTTCACGAGATGCCAGCTGTACATATGAATGGAAATTTAATAAGCTCAACTTTTTTAAGAAAGAGAATTTTGCATACAGATATTTTGGAGATAAATAGATATTTAGGCCATAGATTTTTAATAATGGGAGAGGTAGTACATGGAAGAAAGATAGCAAGGGAATTAGGATTTCCAACTGCTAATATAAAAATAGCAACAAGATTATATCCCAAAAATGGAATTTATGGTGCTAGAGTGAGGATAGAAGGAGAAGATTTTTATCGTGATGGTGTGGTTAATATTGGTGTTAATCCAACATTAAAGCCTGGAGAAAAAAGTGTAGAGGTAAATATTTTAAACTTTGATGAATTTATTTATGGAAAGGTCATTTCTGTGGAACTGGAACAGTATTTAAGGGAGGAAAAAAAATTCTCATCAATTGAGGAATTAAAAAAAGTAATAGGTAATGATGTAAAAGTTTGGACTAAAGTTGTAAAAGAGAGAAAATATGGATATAGTATTAAAGATAGATAA
- a CDS encoding segregation and condensation protein A → MDIVLKIDNFEGPLDLLLHLIDKKKLKISEIKISQIIDEYLGILKEAQEENLYIKVEFLLIASELLEIKASTLLSINDEENKEKELKRRLEDYKIFKEIALKISEMENEYNISYTRGESRKIIKKTPKEYDISKLQASDLYSVYKRYLDKNENEYLELELEKKYTLKDEMDRLYLKLYSHNRTFDSIFGEAESRMHLIYIFLAILELYKEGVILIDGEMVKRK, encoded by the coding sequence ATGGATATAGTATTAAAGATAGATAACTTTGAAGGACCTCTTGATTTACTTTTACATCTCATAGATAAAAAAAAATTGAAGATTTCAGAGATAAAGATTTCACAGATAATAGATGAATATTTAGGGATATTAAAAGAAGCTCAAGAGGAAAATTTATATATAAAAGTAGAGTTTTTACTCATAGCTTCAGAACTTTTAGAGATAAAAGCTTCGACCCTCCTATCTATAAATGATGAAGAAAATAAAGAAAAAGAGTTAAAAAGGAGATTAGAGGATTACAAGATATTCAAAGAGATAGCTTTAAAAATAAGTGAAATGGAAAATGAATATAATATCTCTTACACTAGAGGTGAGAGTAGAAAAATTATTAAGAAGACACCTAAAGAGTACGATATTTCAAAATTGCAAGCTAGTGATTTATACTCAGTTTATAAGAGGTATTTAGATAAAAACGAAAATGAATATTTAGAGCTAGAGTTAGAAAAAAAATATACTCTAAAGGATGAAATGGATAGATTATATCTAAAGCTCTACTCTCATAATAGAACTTTTGATTCTATATTTGGAGAGGCTGAAAGTAGAATGCATTTAATTTATATTTTTTTAGCTATACTTGAATTGTATAAGGAAGGAGTTATTTTAATTGATGGGGAAATGGTAAAAAGAAAATAA